One stretch of Mobula birostris isolate sMobBir1 chromosome 5, sMobBir1.hap1, whole genome shotgun sequence DNA includes these proteins:
- the LOC140197225 gene encoding cholesterol 25-hydroxylase-like protein 2 encodes MYSVETTQVFDPYVRVIQNANISHYASNRSLLQPLWDYLRVNHQDTLRSPLFPVIISVSTYFITCTFYMTLDILARRCPAINKCKIQPEQHVTWANILKTLWLTGYNHVIFVFPAAAFQWYWRPPIPLLEDTPQLSEFLIGILSCTILFDFQYYFWHLMHHKFRWLYTTFHAIHHEYYAPFSWSTQYLSAWELISVGFWTTIDPIILQCHSLTAFTFMILNVWIAVEDHSGYDFPWALHNIIPFGLWGGSVKHDAHHQKPQYNFAPYFSHWDWLCGTCCEYKRSPACLEMEKKRRKASKS; translated from the coding sequence ATGTATTCTGTAGAAACGACCCAAGTCTTCGACCCATACGTCCGGGTAATACAGAATGCCAATATTTCTCATTACGCCTCGAACAGGTCCTTGCTGCAGCCCCTGTGGGACTACCTGCGAGTCAACCACCAGGATACCCTCCGCTCGCCTCTCTTTCCAGTCATCATCTCAGTCTCTACCTACTTCATCACCTGCACCTTCTACATGACGCTCGACATCTTGGCTCGCAGATGCCCGGCCATTAACAAGTGCAAGATCCAGCCGGAGCAGCATGTAACGTGGGCAAACATTCTCAAGACTCTGTGGCTTACCGGCTACAACCACGTTATCTTTGTTTTCCCAGCAGCCGCCTTCCAGTGGTACTGGCGACCTCCGATCCCCCTCCTGGAAGACACACCACAGCTCTCCGAGTTCCTTATAGGAATCCTCAGCTGCACAATTCTCTTCGACTTCCAGTATTACTTCTGGCACCTTATGCACCACAAGTTTCGATGGCTCTACACGACTTTCCACGCCATTCATCACGAATATTACGCTCCCTTCTCCTGGTCGACGCAGTATCTATCTGCCTGGGAACTGATCAGCGTTGGCTTTTGGACTACCATAGACCCGATTATCCTGCAGTGTCACAGCCTGACAGCGTTCACCTTCATGATCTTGAACGTCTGGATAGCAGTGGAAGACCACAGCGGCTATGACTTTCCTTGGGCTTTACACAATATTATCCCTTTCGGGCTCTGGGGCGGCTCTGTGAAACACGATGCTCACCACCAGAAACCACAGTACAATTTTGCCCCTTACTTCTCACACTGGGACTGGCTTTGCGGCACTTGCTGCGAATACAAGCGCTCGCCCGCCTGTTTGGAGATGGAAAAGAAGCGACGCAAAGCCAGCAAAAGCTAG